A stretch of the Apteryx mantelli isolate bAptMan1 chromosome 3, bAptMan1.hap1, whole genome shotgun sequence genome encodes the following:
- the LOC106489177 gene encoding opsin-5-like — MEEQYISKLHPVVDYGAGVFLLIIAILTILGNSVVLATAVRRSSLLKSPELLTVNLAVADIGMAISMYPLAIASAWNHAWLGGDASCIYYALMGFLFGVCSMMTLCAMAVIRFLITNSSKSNSNKITKTTVCILITFIWLYSLLWAILPLIGWGYYGPEPFGISCTIAWSKFHNSSNGFSFILSMFLLCTVLPALTIVACYLGIAWKVHKAYQEIQNIDRIPNAAKLEKKLTLMAVLISVGFLSSWTPYAATSFWSIFNSSNSLQPIVTLLPCLFAKSSTAYNPFIYYIFSKTFRREIKQLQCCCGWQVHFFGADNSAENPVSMMWSGRDNVRLSAADKVVNQGASTH, encoded by the exons ATGGAGGAGCAGTATATTTCCAAACTCCACCCAGTAGTGGATTACGGAGCCGGGGTCTTTCTTCTGATCATAG CCATCCTGACTATCCTTGGAAATTCAGTGGTTCTTGCTACAGCTGTGAGACGCTCTTCCCTCCTGAAGTCACCAGAGCTGCTCACAGTAAACTTGGCAGTAGCAGATATTGGAATGGCAATCAGCATGTACCCACTGGCCATTGCATCTGCCTGGAACCACGCTTGGCTGGGAGGAGATGCATCCTGCATATATTATGCCCTGATGGGTTTCCTTTTCGGTGTCTGCAGCATGATGACACTGTGTGCGATGGCCGTGATTCGATTCCTTATTACCAATTCATCCAAATCTAACA GTAACAAAATCACCAAGACCACTGTTTGCATCTTAATTACTTTCATCTGGCTCTACTCCTTGCTCTGGGCCATTCTGCCCTTGATAGGCTGGGGCTACTATGGCCCTGAGCCATTTGGGATCTCTTGTACAATAGCCTGGAGCAAATTCCACAACTCCTCCAATGGCTTTTCATTCATCCTGAGCATGTTCCTCCTGTGCACAGTCCTGCCCGCACTGACCATTGTTGCCTGCTATTTGGGAATCGCCTGGAAGGTTCATAAAGCGTATCAAGAGATCCAGAATATCGACAGGATCCCTAATGCAGCTAAACTGGAGAAGAAGCTGACTTTG ATGGCTGTGCTCATCTCAGTTGGGTTCCTAAGCTCCTGGACACCGTATGCAGCAACCAGCTTCTGGTCCATATTTAACTCCAGCAATTCCCTACAGCCCATCGTTACACTGCTGCCCTGTCTGTTTGCCAAATCTTCAACAGCATATAATCCTTTCATTTACTACATCTTCAGCAAAACTTTCCGTCGTGAAATTAAACAATTGCAGTGTTGCTGTGGCTGGCAAGTTCATTTCTTTGGCGCTGACAACTCTGCTGAAAACCCTGTGTCAATGATGTGGAGTGGGAGAGACAATGTACGTCTCTCTGCAGCTGATAAGGTGGTAAACCAGGGAGCTTCAACTCACTGA